A genome region from Streptomyces sp. S4.7 includes the following:
- a CDS encoding MFS transporter gives MTDSQGTPPTTTKSAAAPDGNGGNGIALAIIASCQLMVVLDVTIVNIALPHIQSALDFSTQNLSWVVNAYTLTFGGLLLLGGRLGDILGRRRVFMSGIALFAVASLLCGLAQDSWQLLAARAVQGIGGAIASPTSLSLITTTFREGPARNRAFGVFAAVSAGGSAIGLLAGGILVEWLNWRWIFFVNVPIGLLLILLTPRFIKESEPRPGHFDVVGALTATLGMVGLVYGFIRASEEGWTDALTLGSFAAAVVLLVLFIVIEQRSRQPITPLRMFKDRNRAGVYGMMLSLAAALFGMFFFLTLFVQEVLDFSPLRAGLAFLPVSVVIAIGSGLASQLLPRWGPKPFMVSGAVLAAAGLAWLTLTDVNSTYLGSLLGPVLVFGLGMGFQFVSLTLMALSGISQEEAGAGSGVFNATQQVGGSLGLSILVTVFGTASRNEAKTQARDFLAHATPAQKLTFRKTGSLPKPWSDEVLTHGVTNAFIAAAIFALVSALIAVFVIQVRASDLERLQGGMPPPTA, from the coding sequence ATGACTGATTCACAGGGCACGCCGCCGACCACCACGAAGAGTGCCGCCGCCCCCGACGGGAACGGCGGCAACGGAATCGCGCTGGCCATCATCGCGTCCTGCCAGCTGATGGTGGTCCTCGACGTCACCATCGTGAACATCGCGCTCCCGCACATCCAGAGCGCGCTCGACTTCTCGACCCAGAACCTGTCGTGGGTGGTCAACGCGTACACCCTCACCTTCGGCGGTCTGCTGCTGCTCGGCGGGCGCCTCGGCGACATCCTGGGGCGGCGCAGGGTCTTCATGTCCGGCATCGCGCTCTTCGCCGTCGCCTCCCTGCTCTGCGGTCTGGCGCAGGACTCGTGGCAGTTGCTGGCCGCCCGTGCCGTCCAGGGCATCGGCGGCGCGATCGCCTCCCCGACGTCGCTGTCGCTGATCACCACCACGTTCCGCGAAGGGCCCGCGCGCAACAGGGCGTTCGGCGTCTTCGCGGCCGTCTCGGCGGGCGGCAGCGCGATCGGGCTGCTGGCCGGCGGCATCCTGGTGGAGTGGCTCAACTGGCGGTGGATCTTCTTCGTCAACGTGCCGATCGGGCTGCTGCTCATCCTTCTGACTCCCCGCTTCATCAAGGAGTCCGAGCCGCGCCCCGGTCACTTCGACGTCGTCGGCGCGCTCACCGCGACGCTGGGCATGGTCGGTCTGGTCTACGGCTTCATCCGGGCCTCCGAGGAGGGCTGGACCGACGCCCTGACGCTCGGGTCCTTCGCCGCGGCCGTGGTGCTCCTCGTGCTGTTCATCGTCATCGAGCAGCGTTCGAGGCAGCCGATCACACCGCTGCGGATGTTCAAGGACCGCAACCGCGCGGGCGTCTACGGGATGATGCTCAGCCTGGCCGCGGCGCTGTTCGGCATGTTCTTCTTCCTGACGCTCTTCGTGCAGGAAGTCCTCGACTTCAGCCCCCTGCGGGCCGGTCTCGCCTTCCTGCCGGTCAGTGTGGTCATCGCCATCGGCTCGGGCCTCGCCTCGCAACTGCTGCCGCGCTGGGGCCCGAAACCGTTCATGGTCTCCGGCGCGGTCCTGGCCGCCGCGGGCCTCGCCTGGCTGACGCTGACGGACGTGAACAGCACCTATCTGGGCAGCCTGCTGGGTCCGGTGCTGGTCTTCGGCCTCGGTATGGGCTTCCAGTTCGTGTCGCTGACCCTGATGGCGCTCTCGGGCATCAGCCAGGAGGAGGCGGGGGCGGGGTCCGGTGTCTTCAACGCGACACAGCAGGTGGGCGGTTCGCTGGGGCTGTCCATCCTGGTGACGGTGTTCGGCACCGCCAGCAGGAACGAGGCGAAGACCCAGGCCCGCGACTTCCTGGCGCACGCGACCCCGGCGCAGAAGCTGACGTTCCGGAAGACGGGTTCGCTGCCGAAGCCGTGGAGTGACGAGGTGCTGACGCACGGTGTGACGAACGCCTTCATCGCCGCGGCGATCTTCGCCCTTGTGTCGGCCCTGATCGCGGTGTTCGTGATCCAGGTACGGGCCTCCGACCTCGAACGCCTCCAGGGCGGCATGCCACCGCCCACCGCCTGA
- a CDS encoding MSMEG_1061 family FMN-dependent PPOX-type flavoprotein, whose translation MTTPVASSAFDSLRLDAVPDQEALRRAYALPGDAAVRKQMTELTEQTRRLIGCSPLVLVASADANGNCDVSPRGGPAGFVAVLDTRTVAIPDATGNKRLDTLQNVIATGRAGLLFLIPGRTTTLRVNGRACVSTRPELLSQLTAVGKPPASALVLGIEEVYPHCPKSLLRSGAWKPEQWLPADAQPTSAEVTLAQLRMPELTIADIEQTEADSLKYRYE comes from the coding sequence ATGACGACACCCGTTGCCAGCAGCGCCTTCGACTCGCTCCGCCTCGACGCCGTGCCCGACCAGGAGGCGCTGCGCCGGGCTTACGCACTCCCCGGCGACGCGGCCGTGCGCAAGCAGATGACCGAACTTACCGAACAGACCCGGCGGTTGATCGGATGCTCACCGCTGGTCCTGGTCGCCAGCGCGGACGCCAACGGTAATTGTGACGTCTCCCCGCGCGGTGGCCCAGCCGGGTTCGTCGCCGTCCTGGACACACGGACGGTGGCGATACCGGACGCGACCGGCAACAAGCGTCTGGACACCCTGCAGAACGTCATCGCCACCGGACGGGCCGGGCTGCTGTTCCTCATCCCGGGGCGCACCACGACGCTCAGGGTGAACGGCCGGGCCTGCGTCTCCACCCGCCCGGAGCTGCTGTCGCAGCTGACTGCCGTGGGTAAGCCGCCGGCCAGTGCGCTGGTGCTGGGGATCGAGGAGGTCTACCCGCACTGTCCCAAGTCGCTTCTGCGCAGCGGGGCCTGGAAGCCGGAGCAGTGGCTGCCGGCGGACGCCCAGCCGACCTCGGCCGAGGTGACGCTGGCTCAACTGCGGATGCCGGAGCTGACGATCGCTGACATCGAGCAGACGGAGGCGGATTCGCTGAAGTACCGGTACGAGTAA
- a CDS encoding SDR family NAD(P)-dependent oxidoreductase: MTTDSNGPMTTPFNAGSTAAEVVAGVDLTGRRTVVTGGSSGIGVETARALAGAGAEVTLAVRDVLAGERTARDISATTGNERVLVAPVDLADLGSVAAFTDAWEGPLDILINNAGVMYTPELRTPEGWELQFATNHLGHFALATGLHPALAAADRARVVALSSVGHLRQAVDFDDIDYRRRPFDTRLAYGQSKTANVLFAVEATRRWAGDGITANAVHPGAVLSNLTRHMSQDELDKAVASGYTFKTPEQGAATSVLLATWPGLEGVGGRYFEDCQEASLHREGDSGGVAAHALDPVAAERLWQVSLDMLASAARA; this comes from the coding sequence ATGACCACCGACTCCAACGGCCCGATGACCACCCCCTTCAACGCCGGGTCCACCGCGGCCGAGGTCGTCGCCGGTGTCGATCTCACCGGCCGCCGCACCGTCGTGACCGGCGGTTCCTCCGGCATCGGCGTCGAGACCGCCCGCGCGCTCGCCGGGGCGGGCGCCGAGGTGACCCTCGCCGTACGCGACGTCCTGGCCGGTGAGCGCACCGCCCGGGACATCAGCGCCACGACCGGCAACGAGCGAGTGCTCGTGGCGCCGGTCGACCTCGCCGACCTGGGGTCCGTCGCTGCGTTCACCGACGCGTGGGAAGGTCCGCTGGACATCCTGATCAACAACGCCGGGGTGATGTACACGCCCGAGCTGCGGACGCCGGAGGGCTGGGAGCTGCAGTTCGCCACGAACCACCTCGGCCACTTCGCGCTCGCCACCGGACTGCACCCGGCGCTCGCCGCCGCCGACCGGGCGCGGGTCGTCGCGCTCAGCTCGGTCGGGCATCTGCGGCAGGCGGTGGACTTCGACGACATCGACTACCGCCGCCGCCCGTTCGACACCCGGCTCGCCTACGGCCAGTCGAAGACGGCGAACGTGCTCTTCGCGGTCGAGGCGACCCGGCGCTGGGCCGGTGACGGCATCACCGCCAACGCCGTCCATCCCGGCGCCGTCCTGTCGAATCTGACCCGCCACATGAGCCAGGACGAACTCGACAAGGCCGTCGCCTCCGGCTACACCTTCAAGACGCCCGAGCAGGGCGCGGCCACCTCCGTACTCCTGGCGACGTGGCCGGGACTCGAAGGCGTAGGCGGGCGCTACTTCGAGGACTGCCAGGAGGCGAGCCTCCACCGGGAGGGCGACTCGGGCGGCGTCGCCGCGCACGCACTGGACCCCGTCGCGGCCGAGCGGTTGTGGCAGGTGTCGCTCGACATGCTGGCCTCGGCGGCGCGGGCCTGA
- a CDS encoding aminoglycoside phosphotransferase family protein: MPSGAELNAEQGFTSAVATRVVAEACRQAGLDGDGARLIRLGENALFRLEAHPVVVRIARSTEYLESARGEVAVSRWLAREGFPATRVLDDLEQPVIIDGHPVTFWHLIEESDRKPTYGELGAILRDLHSLTLPASLSLPPYPVLDRTDRRINAATEIPEDDRAFLRKRARELRGRVEELRFDSQKGPVHGDAHVQNLMVDRSDRVILIDLERFSYDHPEWDLMVTATEHHSLGWQTPQEYGAFVGAYGRDLRSWAGFPTLRSLQEFNMTTWLMQNVSESDETAAEYSRRIASLRDEDAPRDWNPG; the protein is encoded by the coding sequence ATGCCGTCTGGTGCTGAACTGAACGCGGAACAAGGCTTTACCTCGGCCGTCGCTACGCGGGTGGTTGCTGAGGCGTGTCGGCAAGCGGGGCTTGATGGTGATGGGGCCCGCCTGATCCGCCTGGGTGAGAATGCTCTGTTCCGCCTGGAGGCGCACCCGGTGGTGGTCCGGATCGCTCGGTCGACCGAGTATCTGGAATCCGCGCGGGGTGAGGTCGCTGTGTCCCGGTGGCTGGCCCGTGAGGGCTTTCCGGCGACGCGGGTTCTGGATGATCTGGAGCAACCCGTGATCATTGATGGTCACCCGGTGACGTTCTGGCATCTGATCGAGGAGAGCGACCGTAAGCCGACGTACGGCGAGCTGGGGGCGATTCTCCGCGACCTCCACTCGCTCACCCTGCCCGCCTCCCTGAGTCTCCCGCCGTACCCGGTGCTGGACCGGACAGACCGACGCATCAACGCGGCGACCGAGATACCGGAGGACGACCGCGCGTTCCTGCGTAAGCGCGCGCGTGAACTCCGCGGCCGGGTGGAAGAGTTGCGCTTCGATTCCCAGAAGGGGCCTGTGCACGGAGACGCCCACGTACAGAACCTCATGGTGGACCGCAGTGACCGGGTGATCCTGATCGACCTGGAGAGGTTCAGTTACGACCACCCCGAGTGGGACCTGATGGTCACCGCTACGGAGCACCACAGCTTGGGTTGGCAGACGCCGCAGGAGTACGGCGCGTTCGTCGGTGCGTACGGTCGGGATCTCCGCTCGTGGGCGGGGTTCCCCACCTTGCGGTCATTGCAGGAGTTCAACATGACGACATGGCTGATGCAGAACGTCTCGGAGAGCGACGAGACGGCAGCGGAGTACAGCCGTCGTATCGCCTCGCTCCGTGACGAGGATGCCCCGCGCGACTGGAACCCGGGCTGA
- a CDS encoding lyase family protein: MLDAEAALVHAQAAVGLAPEAAADAITAVAATAERFDVRDVALRARSEGNPVPPLVADLTAAVDDEDTRAGRNADTAQYVHRGATSQDIVDTAMMLVAARTVPVILADLDRTADALAALATAHRTTPAAGRTVTQHAAPTTFGLKAAGWLSSVRAARTRLAAVRLPAQLGGEAGTLAAFAPDDITVDGAPGKTSTAASCEPVYDLTGPLDTTLESPPEPLPDYPPATGPVPEGDSEPGVGVDPAPDEPIYDLPGAAPNNSAEAATESRGAPGTGTGTTTEAAGPSAGPEADTGVRLLAAYADRLRLAEPTLPWHTLRTPVADLGSALAFTAGALGKVAADVLVLSRTEIGEVAEARGGGPATPPHRRTPVRAALIAAAARQAPALASVLLGALVAEDERPAGPWQAEWQPLRELLRLTGGAARDAAELAHGLRVFPDRMRDNLALTHGVLSAERLARALTPAVGRARARELLAAAERLAAGAGIPLAQALTETDPAVAELIGEERMRALTDPAGYTGSAPAFVDRALAEHDADANAEAGAGAGAETGAEAEAEQPPADTPEPPR; encoded by the coding sequence ATGCTCGACGCCGAGGCGGCGCTGGTCCACGCGCAGGCCGCCGTCGGTCTCGCGCCGGAGGCGGCGGCCGACGCGATCACGGCGGTGGCGGCGACGGCTGAGCGGTTCGACGTACGGGACGTGGCGCTGCGGGCGCGCTCCGAGGGCAACCCGGTGCCCCCGCTGGTGGCGGATCTGACGGCGGCGGTGGACGACGAGGACACGAGGGCGGGAAGGAACGCGGACACGGCGCAGTACGTGCACCGGGGCGCGACCAGTCAGGACATCGTGGACACGGCGATGATGCTGGTCGCCGCCCGTACGGTGCCCGTGATCCTGGCGGACCTGGACCGTACGGCCGACGCGCTCGCCGCTCTCGCCACGGCCCACCGCACGACCCCGGCGGCGGGGCGCACCGTCACACAGCACGCGGCCCCGACCACGTTCGGGCTGAAGGCCGCGGGCTGGCTCTCGTCGGTACGGGCCGCCCGCACCCGGTTGGCGGCCGTCCGGCTCCCGGCCCAACTGGGCGGCGAGGCGGGTACGTTGGCGGCCTTCGCGCCGGACGACATCACGGTGGACGGGGCACCCGGCAAGACCTCCACGGCCGCGTCCTGCGAGCCCGTCTACGACCTGACGGGTCCGCTCGACACCACCCTGGAAAGCCCTCCCGAGCCGCTGCCCGACTACCCGCCCGCCACCGGCCCCGTCCCGGAGGGAGACTCCGAGCCCGGCGTCGGGGTCGACCCCGCGCCGGACGAGCCGATCTACGACCTGCCGGGCGCGGCCCCCAACAACTCGGCCGAGGCCGCGACGGAGAGCCGGGGCGCACCCGGCACCGGCACCGGCACCACCACCGAGGCGGCCGGCCCCAGCGCCGGCCCCGAAGCCGACACCGGCGTGCGTCTCCTCGCCGCGTACGCCGACCGGCTGCGTCTCGCCGAACCGACGCTGCCGTGGCACACCCTCCGAACTCCCGTCGCCGATCTGGGCTCGGCCCTCGCCTTCACCGCGGGCGCGCTCGGAAAGGTCGCCGCCGACGTGCTCGTGCTGTCCCGGACCGAGATCGGCGAGGTCGCCGAGGCGCGCGGCGGCGGTCCGGCGACGCCGCCGCACCGGCGCACCCCGGTGCGGGCCGCCCTGATCGCCGCAGCCGCGCGACAGGCTCCCGCACTCGCCTCCGTACTGCTGGGCGCGCTCGTCGCCGAGGACGAACGCCCCGCCGGCCCCTGGCAGGCCGAGTGGCAGCCGCTGCGCGAGCTGCTGCGGCTGACCGGCGGAGCCGCCCGCGACGCCGCCGAACTCGCCCACGGCCTGCGCGTCTTCCCCGACCGGATGCGGGACAACCTCGCCCTCACCCACGGGGTGCTCTCCGCCGAACGGCTCGCGAGGGCCCTGACCCCCGCCGTCGGCCGGGCCCGCGCGAGGGAACTGCTCGCCGCCGCCGAACGGCTCGCGGCGGGGGCGGGCATCCCGCTCGCACAGGCGCTGACGGAGACCGACCCGGCGGTCGCCGAGCTGATCGGCGAGGAGCGGATGCGCGCCCTCACCGACCCGGCCGGATACACCGGTTCCGCCCCGGCCTTCGTGGACCGCGCCCTCGCCGAACACGACGCCGACGCGAATGCGGAAGCGGGAGCGGGAGCGGGAGCGGAGACCGGCGCGGAGGCCGAAGCCGAACAGCCCCCGGCCGACACGCCCGAGCCCCCTCGATGA
- a CDS encoding ankyrin repeat domain-containing protein, whose translation MNNRRRKKLSRRLVWAARLGGAREVAALLRGGAPAQTCDSEGSTPLYAAAVHGDADSVRLLLAAGALPDTESGDGTEGTPLCGAACWGHSDAVRELLAYGADPRLREDGGSGHSPLEWARTGPYPETVRLLEEAGA comes from the coding sequence ATGAACAACAGGCGGCGCAAGAAGCTGTCGCGGCGTCTCGTGTGGGCCGCGAGGCTCGGTGGGGCGAGGGAAGTGGCCGCGTTGCTGCGGGGCGGGGCGCCGGCCCAGACGTGCGACTCCGAGGGGTCGACGCCCCTGTACGCGGCGGCCGTACACGGGGACGCCGACTCCGTACGCCTCCTGCTGGCGGCGGGCGCGCTGCCCGACACCGAGAGCGGGGACGGCACGGAGGGCACGCCGCTGTGCGGGGCGGCGTGCTGGGGGCACTCCGACGCCGTACGCGAACTGCTCGCGTACGGCGCCGATCCGCGGCTGCGCGAGGACGGCGGCAGCGGGCACTCGCCGCTCGAATGGGCGCGGACCGGGCCGTATCCGGAGACGGTGCGGCTGCTGGAGGAGGCGGGGGCCTGA
- a CDS encoding aldo/keto reductase, with product MRYRTLGGTGIEVSVHCLGTMMFGSVGNSDHDDCVRIIHAALDQGVNFLDTADMYSAGESELIVGKALKGRRDDVVLATKVHFPMGEGRNRGGNSRRWIVKEVEESLRRLDTDWIDLYQIHRPDHTTDIEETLSALTDLVRQGKIRAFGCSTFPAEEIVESHVVAERRALMRFRTEQPPYSILARGIETSVLPVCERYGMGVLTWSPLASGFLTGRHRMGGAIDMTTGRAALTPARFDPSLPVNITKLEIVERLVELANSIGCSLPELAVAFTVAHPAVTSVITGPRTMEQLDGLLKGASLGLDDATLDRIDEIVPPGTNVYQPDGAWRPPVLTDASLRRRPAGDRAAA from the coding sequence ATGCGTTACCGCACTCTCGGCGGCACCGGTATCGAGGTGAGCGTCCACTGCCTCGGGACCATGATGTTCGGCTCCGTCGGCAACAGTGACCACGACGACTGCGTACGCATCATCCACGCCGCCCTCGACCAGGGCGTCAACTTCCTCGACACGGCGGACATGTACTCCGCCGGTGAGTCCGAACTCATCGTCGGCAAGGCGCTCAAGGGCCGCCGCGACGACGTCGTACTCGCGACCAAGGTGCACTTCCCGATGGGCGAGGGCCGCAACCGCGGCGGCAACTCACGGCGCTGGATCGTCAAGGAGGTGGAGGAGAGCCTGAGGCGGCTGGACACCGACTGGATCGACCTCTACCAGATCCACCGGCCCGACCACACGACGGACATCGAGGAGACGCTCTCCGCGCTGACCGATCTCGTACGGCAAGGCAAGATCCGCGCCTTCGGCTGCTCGACGTTCCCCGCCGAGGAGATCGTCGAGTCTCATGTCGTCGCCGAGCGCCGGGCGCTCATGCGGTTCAGGACGGAGCAGCCGCCGTACTCGATCCTGGCGCGCGGCATCGAGACGTCCGTCCTGCCGGTGTGCGAGCGGTACGGGATGGGTGTGCTGACCTGGAGTCCGCTCGCCTCCGGCTTCCTCACCGGCCGGCACCGTATGGGCGGGGCCATCGACATGACCACGGGCCGCGCGGCGCTCACCCCCGCGCGGTTCGATCCGTCGCTGCCGGTGAACATCACCAAGCTGGAGATCGTCGAGCGCCTGGTCGAGCTGGCGAACAGCATCGGCTGCTCGCTGCCCGAGCTGGCGGTGGCCTTCACCGTCGCGCATCCCGCCGTGACATCGGTCATCACCGGGCCGCGCACGATGGAGCAGTTGGACGGTCTGCTGAAGGGTGCCTCGCTCGGTCTGGACGACGCGACGCTCGACCGTATCGACGAGATCGTGCCGCCCGGGACGAACGTCTACCAGCCGGACGGCGCGTGGCGCCCGCCCGTGCTCACCGACGCCTCGCTGCGTCGGCGGCCGGCGGGCGACCGGGCCGCGGCGTGA
- a CDS encoding FAD-dependent oxidoreductase: protein MSGIRGTDGTLRRVAVVGTSLAGVRAAEALRRRGFQGRLTLIGRGTDFPPYDRPPPSQAVLTGGDVEGARLPVAPDLDVELMMNTTAEGITLGRTPGGTGGTVRLSAGRTLDFDGLIIATGAEARRPAALVDGHPDVFVLRTFEDSLALRAALLGGPRVAVVGAGFVGCAVASHCRALGLDVTVIEEGPGPLGRVLGTAMGRELAQLHRDHGTVMKTGAQAAALHPDGVELADGTRVAADVVVVAVGRAPRTEWLRGSGLDVEDGVLLDATCAAAGAPRVVAAGDVARWFNPLFGTVVRVGRRSDTVEQARAAADTLLADGDNASPFESVPYFRSEQYESAVQFVGRGNGVPHVVEGTLAERRFVTAYTDGQHITGALCVNRPSQLARYRRMVEARAPSDLILTPEGGQVGLLAGNLTAFESATASSQAA from the coding sequence GTGAGTGGAATACGTGGAACGGACGGCACTCTCCGTCGTGTCGCCGTCGTCGGCACCTCCCTCGCCGGGGTGCGCGCCGCTGAGGCGCTGCGCCGACGGGGCTTCCAGGGCCGGCTGACCCTGATCGGCCGGGGCACCGACTTTCCGCCCTACGACCGTCCGCCGCCCTCCCAGGCCGTGCTGACCGGCGGGGACGTGGAGGGCGCCCGGCTTCCGGTGGCGCCGGACCTCGACGTCGAACTGATGATGAACACGACGGCGGAAGGGATCACCCTCGGCCGTACACCCGGCGGCACGGGTGGCACGGTACGACTGTCGGCCGGCCGGACGCTGGACTTCGACGGGCTGATCATCGCGACCGGTGCCGAGGCCCGGCGGCCCGCCGCCCTGGTCGACGGGCACCCGGACGTCTTCGTCCTCCGTACCTTCGAGGACTCGCTGGCGCTGCGCGCCGCCCTCCTCGGCGGACCACGGGTCGCGGTCGTGGGCGCCGGATTCGTCGGCTGCGCGGTCGCCTCGCACTGCCGGGCCCTCGGGCTCGACGTCACCGTCATCGAGGAGGGCCCCGGCCCGCTGGGGCGCGTCCTCGGTACGGCGATGGGGCGGGAGCTGGCCCAGCTGCACCGCGACCACGGCACGGTCATGAAGACCGGCGCCCAGGCCGCCGCACTCCACCCCGACGGGGTCGAGCTGGCCGACGGCACCCGCGTAGCCGCCGATGTGGTGGTCGTCGCGGTGGGCCGCGCGCCACGCACCGAGTGGCTGCGGGGGAGCGGCCTCGACGTGGAGGACGGGGTGCTGCTGGACGCGACGTGCGCGGCGGCGGGTGCCCCGCGTGTCGTCGCCGCCGGGGACGTGGCCCGCTGGTTCAACCCGCTGTTCGGCACGGTGGTGCGGGTCGGGCGGCGGAGCGACACGGTGGAGCAGGCCAGGGCCGCCGCCGACACCCTGCTGGCGGACGGCGACAACGCGTCGCCCTTCGAATCCGTGCCGTACTTCCGGTCGGAGCAGTACGAGAGCGCCGTCCAGTTCGTCGGACGCGGGAACGGCGTCCCGCACGTCGTCGAGGGGACGCTCGCCGAGCGCCGGTTCGTCACCGCCTACACCGACGGTCAGCACATCACCGGCGCGCTGTGTGTGAACAGGCCCTCCCAACTCGCCCGCTACCGGAGGATGGTGGAGGCACGTGCGCCGTCGGATCTGATCCTCACGCCGGAGGGCGGTCAAGTCGGCCTACTGGCAGGAAACTTGACCGCCTTCGAGTCGGCTACGGCGTCTTCCCAGGCCGCATGA